The Apodemus sylvaticus chromosome 4, mApoSyl1.1, whole genome shotgun sequence nucleotide sequence CATAAAAGGATGTGccgttaagaaaaaaaaaaatcacagtaagaAAGATAGTAATGTTAGAGTCTGTCCTAGCATTTTCTTATACCTGAGAGCAGCATTGTAGGATAGAACCATTAAAATTACATCTGTGGTTGTAggcatttatgtatttttttaaaataggaattgatgaatgtatatatgtaagctCTTCAATAAATAATACCATATATATGTcttgtaatatatacatacacacatacacacacacacacatatatatgtacatatacacatatacatatatgcatatatatatgaaaagatcAAAATTCTTACTCATAATCACTTTTGTCTTGGGAATGTACTTATTAATGTCTATTACAACTTACCTGAATTAGTTCATTACCAGAAATCTCTCGGACAGCGATCAGCTCCTTTCCATTGTCTACACGTGTAAATTTTCCAATAAGTTTATTTCCCTCAATGCTCCAGGTCCCCTGTGTCACAATAATAAAGCAGCATTTATTATAGTCTTAGATGTATCTAACATGATTTCCAGTTTTACAGACCCACATTCACTCACAGTGACCCTATGGATAAGATGAAGTAATATATGTTACCTCCATTACATCTACGTATGTAATGACATAGCACTGAGAAATGACAAAGCACTTCCCCAAAAGTCAGAAGGAGCACTGTATGTGAACCATGGGACTCAAGGCTCTGTTGGCAACTGTTGAGCACCACCGTGAGGAGAATCGCTGTCTGCTGATGAGTAGTGATTATCAGTATTGATAAAGTGCTCAACAGTTACACTGGCAGGGcagggctgaagagattgctcagcCGGTAAGAGAACTTGGTacacaagcgtgaggacctgaacTCAAACGCAGAATGCAACATAAAAAGGTGCGATCGCATATGCCTGACGCCAGTGCTGTGGAGGACAGAGATAGGCTCACCGGGGCTTTATGGCCGCCAGCCTacctccaggctcagtgagatgccctgtctcaagggaataagatgTACAGCAGGGCACTTGATGTCCTCCTGTGGATTCTCTCTGTGCACCTACCACAGGCAtgcgtgagcacacacacacacacacacacacacacacacacaccactgcaaaTATATTTGACTAGAAAAACTCCAAAGCTAAAAAAAccgttttaaaaaattacataaaaaactGATTCCCTAATCTTTTTTTTATCTTATACGTTGAAAGGGACATTCTTAATGACCTACAATGCATTAGACTCTCACATTTGGCTACTTGTTCATTCATTAATTgtttaataaatgttttttttttttcagataagatCTCATGtcacccaagctggcctcagacttagtCTGTATCTGAGGATAAACTTGGCTTTATGAACTCCagttcccaagtcctgggattccAGGCCTTGTGACCGTGGCCAGATTTTATATAGCGCTAGAAACACACccccagggctttgtgcttgcTGCAGTCTCCTGACACAGCTACACTCCCCACCTTTATTGCTCAAGTCTATTTATAAAGCAGTTATTAAATTTGAATATCACGGACAATGAAAGCTTGCGATCCATCTGCATGTAGAATTGAAAATACAGACTTTTACATTTCCTTGAGACTATCCCTACACTCAGCCAATCTAAGAGGATTAGTCTAAGTCTTATTATCCAAAATAGCTTTTTTCACAGTTGTGCAtcataatgaaaattatatttaaacattttgcCAAGGTGTGTTATATAAGATATGAACGGACTTCATTGGCCTCTTCAGTAAATGAAGAAAGTTTGCATTAGCTGTACCATTCCATGAGATAAACCACTTTGTattggtaaaataaataaataaaaataaataaaacaaacaaaaataagaatgcaTTGCTTATAAAAATGTCTTACAGTGAGTTCCGTTCCATCTGCTAGACTATAGGAAAAGCTGACACCGAGTTCAAACACAACGTCGATGTTTCGGAAGTTGCTTGATTCTTTGACCGTGAATTTATTTCCTTCCTGTGTGATTGTCAGTTTCAAATTGTCATGAGCCCCAAGCTTCCTTTTCATCACGCCAACACCTGCAAAGGAGAGAGGTTGGAGGGGACGTGAAATCAGAGTGTCACCCAAAGGGCTTATGTT carries:
- the Fabp2 gene encoding fatty acid-binding protein, intestinal — translated: MAFDGTWKVDRNENYENFMEKMGVGVMKRKLGAHDNLKLTITQEGNKFTVKESSNFRNIDVVFELGVSFSYSLADGTELTGTWSIEGNKLIGKFTRVDNGKELIAVREISGNELIQTYTYEGVEAKRIFKKE